TCTCGCCGAAGATGGTGACGCGCGACGGATCGCCGCCGAAGCGCGCGATGTTGCGCTTCACCCACTGCAGCGCGGCGATCTGGTCGAGCAGCCCGTAGTTCCCCGCGCTGTGATGCGGCGACTCCGCGGCGAGCGCCGGGTGCGCCATGAAGCCGAACGGCCCGAGGCGGTAGTTCAGCGTGACGACGACCACCCCCTTCCTGGCGAGCGGCGCGCCGTCGTGTCGCTCCTCGCCGCCGAAGCCGGCGAAGAAGCCGCCGCCGTGGATCCACACCATGACCGGCCGGCGGCCGCCTAACGACGTGGTCCACACGTTGAGGTACAGGCAGTCCTCCGACACGCCCGCCGCGTACGGGTCGATGTCGGCGTAGGGCTGCCCCTGCATGCAGTTGTGGCCGAGCCGGTCGGCCTTGCGCACGCCGGTCCACCGCGCGGCGCGCCGCGGCGGCCTCCAGCGGCCCGCGCCGACCGGCGGCGCGGCGTACGGCACGCCGCGGAACACGAGCACGTCGCTCGCCGAGTCGACGGTACCTTCGAGCACGCCGGTGTCGACGGTGACGCGTGGGGCGGGTGCGGCGAGCGGACGCGCGGCGATCGCGAGGCACGCGGCGATCGGCGCGAGGGCGACGGCGAGGCGGCGGTGGGAGGTGCGCATGCGGTCATGCTGCACGCCGGTGCGACGCTCCACAAGCCGGCGCGACGACGTGGTATGTTTCGACAGGATGAACACATCGACTGCCACGCACTACGAGTTGCTCGGCGGCGACGCCGGCGTCCGCCGCCTCGTCGACCGCTTCTACGACCTGATGGACACCGCCCCCGAGGCGGCGACGATCCGCCGGCTCCACGCGGCGAGCCTGAAGGCGTCGCGCGAGAAGCTGTACATGTTCCTCACCGGGTGGACCGGCGGACCGCCGATCTACGCCGAGGCGCGGGGTCACCCGCGGCTCCGCATGCGGCACTTCCCGTTCTCGATCGGCGCGAAGGAGCGCGACGAGTGGCTGTGGTGCATGGACCGCGCGCTCGACGAGCAGGAGATGCCGGGCGAGGTGCGCGAGCACCTGCGCGGGCGGCTGCACGCGCTCGCCGATCACATGCGCAATCGAGAGGAGTGACGCCTAACGCTGCGCGGCGAGCCATCGCCGCGCGGCGTCGTAGCGCGGGCGCAGGAACGGGTCGGCCGAGCGCCATGCGCGCTCCACGGCGGCGTAGTGCACCGCGGCGCTGTCCGTCCGTCCCGCCGCGTCGAACAGGCGCGCGAGCAGCTCGTGCAGCTCCGTGCGCGTGACGTACAGCCCCGGCCCCTCGAAGCCGCCGTGCAGCGAGGCCTGCACCACGCCGATCGCGTCCGCCGGGCGGCCGAGCGCGAGGAGACCGCGACCGAGCTCGTAGTTGATGCGCGAGTACCCGAACGTCGGCGACGACATCGCCGCGCGGAGCTCGCGCACCGCCGACTCCTCGCGTCCCGCGCGCGACTCGAGCAGCCCGCGCACGAAGTGGTGCAGCGGCGGGTCGCGCGGGAACAGGCTCCGCCGGCCGTAGTACTGGATGCTGTCGACGAGGTGGCGCGCCTGGAGCGTGTCGCCGCCGGCGACGGCCGCCGTGGCGGTGAGCGCGAGCACCCACGCGGCGTAGCGCGCCCGATGGCCGGCGCGGGACGGCCTCGCGTCCGGATCCATGTCCGGTCGATAGATGGCGTGGAACTCGCGCGCCGCGAGCAGCGGGTAGCCCGCCTCGAGATCGACGATCGCCTGCGCGTACGGGTCCGCCGGCCACCGCGACCGCACGACCGTGGAGCGCGGCAGCAGACCCTCGTGCATCAGCGCGCGCGCCTCGCGGTACCGCCCTTCCATGCGCAGCGCGATCGCGCAGTACCAGCGGAACTGCCCGAACGCCGCGCTGTCCGACGTCGGGAGCCCCGTGGTGCAGGCGCTGTCGGCGGCGGGCAGATCGTCCAGCCGGATGGCGGTGACGAGGTCGCCGAGCCGCGAGCGCACCGTGGGGCTGCCTAACGCTTCGGCGCGGCGCGCCGCCTCGTCCGCTTCGGCGCGCCGCCCGAACCCGACGAGCCAGTCGGCCATCACGCGCCACGGCATCGGATCCGTCGGCCGGATCGCGCGCCACCGCGCGAGCGTGCGGAACACCGCGTCGCTCGAGTCCTCCGCCTCGTAGCGGCCCGTCAGGTTGTGGAGCGCGTCGCACAGCCGGCACGGTGTCGCGGCGTCGCGCCCGAGGCCGGCCGCGGAATCGAGCGCGATCGACCGATCGTACAGCTCCACCGCGCGCGGCAGGTCGGTCGTGACGTCCGCCGCGCGCACGAGCGCCTCGGGGTCGCGCGGGTAGCTCGTCGCGAGCGTCTCCGCGGTGGCGCGGGCTCGCGGATCGGAGAGGACGCCGCCGAGGTGCGTGACGATGAT
This DNA window, taken from Gemmatirosa kalamazoonensis, encodes the following:
- a CDS encoding group II truncated hemoglobin; this translates as MNTSTATHYELLGGDAGVRRLVDRFYDLMDTAPEAATIRRLHAASLKASREKLYMFLTGWTGGPPIYAEARGHPRLRMRHFPFSIGAKERDEWLWCMDRALDEQEMPGEVREHLRGRLHALADHMRNREE